From Streptomyces zhihengii, the proteins below share one genomic window:
- a CDS encoding DUF5988 family protein yields MDNAPKAALEGGPDDLPERIVPAPEPGSDVKVPLRGGYEHFRATTREQQTDQGALPVYEWWERTELPG; encoded by the coding sequence ATGGACAACGCACCGAAGGCCGCCCTCGAAGGCGGCCCCGACGACCTGCCCGAGCGCATCGTCCCCGCGCCGGAGCCCGGATCCGACGTCAAGGTCCCGCTGCGCGGGGGCTACGAGCACTTCCGGGCCACCACGCGCGAGCAGCAGACCGACCAGGGCGCACTGCCGGTCTACGAGTGGTGGGAGCGCACCGAACTCCCCGGCTGA
- a CDS encoding PP2C family protein-serine/threonine phosphatase, which yields MEHVTVTALSHPGLLRENNEDSLVAGPWTLTGTVTGNPQTLVFPLGSPLVVAVADGIGGQPAGEVASALVARILALHGPALDGEDAVRDVLDLCNREVYAAAARDPARATMGTTVAGVVLLAGTALVFNVGDSRVLGWRDGGLELLSVDDNPPPLPGRRTVSLLTQSLGGSREPGGIAPHLTAVPLEPGFRCLVCTDGLTDPVPGDVIEEVLREHDHGRAAYELWRAAVEAGGPDNITLALVSTGEE from the coding sequence ATGGAGCACGTCACCGTCACCGCGCTGAGCCACCCCGGCCTGCTGCGCGAGAACAACGAGGACAGCCTGGTGGCCGGGCCCTGGACGCTCACCGGCACCGTCACCGGGAACCCGCAGACCCTGGTGTTCCCCCTCGGCTCACCGCTGGTCGTGGCCGTCGCCGACGGCATCGGCGGCCAGCCGGCCGGCGAGGTGGCCAGCGCCCTCGTCGCCCGGATCCTGGCCCTCCACGGGCCCGCGCTGGACGGGGAGGACGCCGTGCGCGACGTCCTGGACCTCTGCAACCGCGAGGTGTACGCGGCCGCCGCCCGCGACCCGGCGCGCGCCACCATGGGCACCACGGTCGCCGGGGTCGTGCTGCTCGCCGGCACGGCGCTGGTGTTCAACGTCGGCGACAGCCGGGTCCTGGGCTGGCGGGACGGCGGACTGGAGTTGCTCAGCGTCGACGACAACCCGCCCCCGCTGCCCGGGCGGCGCACCGTCTCCCTGCTGACCCAGTCCCTCGGCGGATCCCGTGAACCGGGCGGCATCGCCCCGCATCTGACGGCCGTTCCGCTCGAACCGGGGTTCCGCTGCCTGGTGTGCACGGACGGGCTGACCGACCCGGTGCCCGGCGACGTCATCGAGGAGGTGCTGCGCGAGCACGACCACGGCCGGGCGGCCTACGAGCTGTGGCGGGCGGCGGTCGAGGCGGGCGGCCCTGACAACATCACGCTCGCCCTGGTGAGCACCGGGGAGGAGTGA
- a CDS encoding MBL fold metallo-hydrolase — translation MFFADTLEFEGLGNRSHLAGGREAAVVVDPPRDIDQVIAAAARRGVRIALVAETHVHNDYVSGGLELARVTGARYLVPAGAHVAFPRTPVADGDTHTVDGALTLRAVATPGHTPHHTAYVLQEDGRAVAVFTGGSLLIGTVGRPDLVEPRLTERLARAQHASAHRLADELADDVPVLPTHGFGSFCSSAPAEGDTTTIGRERAHNEALTLDVDTFVARMLAGLDDVPAYYAHMGPVNAAGPAPVDLSPPATADAGQIAARLAAGEWVVDLRHRVAFSEGHVAGSLNFEGEGKLATYLAWLIPWGKPVTLLAETPEEIAAAQRELVRVGIDRPAAAATGGPEQWVREGEEPASFPRAVFADLAAARSRGDAPVVLDVRRGSERADGHIEGSVHIPVHALHGRLAEVPAGEVWVHCAGGMRAAIAASLLDAAGRRVVAVDDAFDAAERAGLKVLAGP, via the coding sequence GTGTTCTTCGCCGACACCCTGGAGTTCGAGGGCCTGGGCAACCGCAGCCATCTCGCCGGCGGCCGGGAGGCCGCGGTCGTGGTGGACCCGCCCCGCGACATCGACCAGGTCATCGCGGCCGCCGCCCGCCGTGGCGTGCGCATCGCCCTCGTCGCCGAGACCCATGTGCACAACGACTACGTCTCCGGGGGCCTCGAACTCGCCCGCGTCACCGGCGCCCGCTACCTCGTGCCGGCCGGGGCGCACGTCGCGTTCCCCCGTACCCCCGTCGCCGACGGCGACACCCACACCGTCGACGGGGCGCTCACGCTGCGCGCCGTCGCCACCCCCGGGCACACCCCGCACCACACCGCGTACGTCCTCCAGGAGGACGGCCGCGCGGTGGCCGTCTTCACCGGGGGCTCGCTGCTGATCGGCACCGTCGGGCGCCCCGATCTGGTGGAGCCCCGGCTGACCGAACGACTCGCCCGGGCCCAGCACGCCTCGGCGCACCGCCTGGCGGACGAACTCGCGGACGACGTGCCGGTCCTGCCCACCCACGGCTTCGGGAGCTTCTGCTCCTCGGCCCCCGCGGAGGGCGACACCACGACCATCGGCCGGGAGCGCGCGCACAACGAGGCGCTGACCCTGGACGTGGACACCTTCGTCGCCCGGATGCTCGCCGGTCTCGACGACGTCCCCGCGTACTACGCGCACATGGGCCCGGTGAACGCCGCGGGTCCCGCCCCCGTCGACCTGTCGCCGCCCGCGACCGCCGACGCCGGGCAGATCGCGGCCCGGCTCGCCGCCGGCGAGTGGGTGGTGGACCTGCGCCACCGTGTCGCCTTCAGCGAGGGGCACGTGGCCGGATCGCTGAACTTCGAGGGCGAGGGCAAGCTCGCCACCTATCTCGCCTGGCTGATCCCCTGGGGGAAGCCGGTCACCCTGCTCGCCGAGACCCCCGAGGAGATCGCCGCCGCACAGCGGGAGCTCGTCCGGGTCGGCATCGACCGCCCGGCCGCGGCGGCGACGGGCGGGCCGGAGCAGTGGGTCCGCGAAGGGGAGGAGCCCGCCTCGTTCCCCCGCGCCGTCTTCGCGGACCTGGCGGCGGCGCGCTCGCGCGGCGACGCCCCGGTGGTGCTGGACGTCCGCCGCGGCTCCGAGCGGGCGGACGGCCACATCGAGGGGTCGGTGCACATCCCCGTCCACGCCCTGCACGGCCGCCTCGCCGAGGTCCCCGCCGGGGAGGTGTGGGTGCACTGCGCGGGCGGCATGCGCGCCGCGATCGCCGCGTCGCTGCTGGACGCGGCGGGCCGGCGGGTGGTCGCCGTCGACGACGCGTTCGACGCGGCGGAGCGGGCGGGCCTGAAGGTCCTGGCCGGCCCCTGA
- a CDS encoding sulfite exporter TauE/SafE family protein, whose product MSALIAALAAGGAVGLALGALGGGGSVLAVPALIYLLGFTPAAATTASLLIVAATSATALFAHARAGTVRWKAGAAFAAAGLVPAALAGAAAARLPQAALTVAFAVVAAAAAVGMLRPARASAAAGAALPVRPARAAGAGAGLGAVTGLLGVGGGFLAVPALVTVLSFEMRAAVGTSLLVISVNSLVSLAARSGSAVPVDWAVVAPFTAAAILGAWDGRRLAAKVSGPLLRRLFGAMLLAVAALMVADVLI is encoded by the coding sequence GTGAGCGCCCTCATAGCCGCGCTCGCCGCGGGCGGTGCGGTCGGGCTGGCGCTCGGGGCGCTCGGCGGGGGCGGCAGCGTCCTCGCGGTCCCCGCGCTGATCTATCTGCTCGGTTTCACCCCCGCCGCGGCCACCACCGCGAGCCTGCTGATCGTCGCGGCCACCTCGGCGACCGCCCTGTTCGCCCACGCCCGTGCCGGGACCGTGCGCTGGAAGGCGGGCGCCGCGTTCGCCGCCGCCGGGCTGGTGCCGGCCGCGCTCGCGGGCGCGGCGGCGGCCCGGCTGCCGCAGGCGGCGCTGACGGTGGCGTTCGCCGTCGTCGCCGCGGCGGCCGCGGTGGGGATGCTGCGGCCCGCGCGCGCGTCGGCGGCCGCCGGCGCCGCGCTCCCGGTGCGGCCCGCCCGGGCGGCGGGCGCGGGGGCGGGGCTGGGCGCCGTGACGGGGCTGCTCGGTGTCGGCGGGGGATTCCTCGCCGTACCGGCCCTGGTGACGGTGCTGTCCTTCGAGATGCGGGCGGCCGTGGGCACCAGCCTGCTGGTGATCTCGGTGAACTCGCTCGTCTCGCTGGCCGCGCGGTCCGGCTCGGCGGTACCGGTGGACTGGGCCGTCGTGGCGCCGTTCACGGCGGCGGCGATCCTGGGCGCCTGGGACGGCAGACGGCTGGCGGCGAAGGTCTCGGGACCGCTGCTGCGACGGCTGTTCGGCGCGATGCTGCTGGCGGTGGCCGCCCTCATGGTCGCGGATGTACTGATATGA
- a CDS encoding metal-sensitive transcriptional regulator, translated as MELQMAADELKSVLNRLRRAQGQIAGIIKMIEDGRDCEDVITQLAAVSRALDRAGFAIIATGLQHCMAEGDQPVADREQIKARLEKLFLSLA; from the coding sequence GTGGAGCTGCAGATGGCGGCCGACGAGCTGAAGTCGGTGCTCAACCGCCTTCGCCGGGCGCAGGGCCAGATCGCCGGGATCATCAAGATGATCGAGGACGGCAGGGACTGCGAGGACGTGATCACGCAGCTCGCGGCCGTCTCCCGGGCGCTGGACCGGGCCGGTTTCGCGATCATCGCCACCGGTCTCCAGCACTGCATGGCGGAGGGGGACCAGCCGGTCGCGGACCGCGAGCAGATCAAGGCGCGGCTGGAGAAGCTCTTCCTCTCCCTGGCCTGA
- a CDS encoding rhodanese-like domain-containing protein: MTTLTTDPARAARRLPQYTVVDVRTPGEYASGHVPGAHNVPLDHLHSALPALKAAAARGEILVVCASGNRSATACTELAGADIPAVSLEGGTTAWADQGHPLDRPAGARAGWAMERQVRLAAGSLVVLGLAVGTRWRAARWISAAVGSGLVFSAATDTCGMAAVLSRLPHNRPRPADLDATLEALGGA; encoded by the coding sequence ATGACCACCCTGACCACCGACCCCGCCCGCGCCGCCCGGCGCCTGCCCCAGTACACCGTCGTCGACGTCCGCACCCCCGGCGAATACGCCTCCGGCCACGTCCCCGGCGCCCACAACGTCCCGCTGGACCACCTGCACTCCGCGCTTCCCGCCCTGAAGGCCGCCGCCGCGCGCGGCGAGATCCTCGTGGTCTGCGCGTCGGGCAACCGGTCCGCCACCGCCTGCACCGAACTCGCCGGGGCCGACATACCGGCCGTCTCCCTGGAGGGCGGCACCACGGCGTGGGCCGACCAGGGCCACCCGCTCGACCGCCCGGCGGGCGCCCGGGCCGGCTGGGCCATGGAGCGCCAGGTGCGGCTCGCCGCCGGATCCCTGGTGGTGCTCGGCCTCGCCGTCGGCACCCGCTGGCGCGCGGCCCGCTGGATCTCCGCGGCCGTGGGCTCGGGCCTGGTCTTCTCCGCCGCGACCGACACCTGCGGCATGGCCGCGGTGCTCTCCCGGCTGCCCCACAACCGCCCCCGCCCCGCCGACCTCGACGCCACCCTCGAGGCGCTCGGCGGCGCCTGA
- a CDS encoding phytase: protein MSARAAALAAALTALVAVAPAHAAPSGALPAVTARAETATLHDDEEGGNADADDPAIWRNAADPARSLVIATAKEGGLRVYDLKARLVQTLSAPPPAAPGNAPGRYNNVDLVHGFRLARGRADLTVTSDRGHDRLRVHRIDPARPGGPLVDVTDPSAPAVFSADQAEVDEQRTAYGLATWTDASTGRSYALVSRRERTGVALLELTGTPAGTVTYRKIRTLDLPSSFRLPDGTTWRPCGEPGELPQVEGMVVDPANGMLYAGQEDVGIWRVRADLRGTPQLVDKVREYGVPAVYDEASDECVPGADPGFGGTRLSADVEGLTLLTERDGDGYLLASSQGDDTFAAYDRELSDGNEYEGGFRVAASAAVDGSQECDGAAVLNAPLGPDYPDGLLVVQDGDAGDAEREGTGFKFVDLGDVLDALDD from the coding sequence GTGTCCGCTCGTGCAGCCGCGCTCGCCGCGGCCCTGACGGCGCTCGTCGCCGTCGCCCCCGCGCACGCCGCCCCGTCGGGCGCGCTGCCCGCCGTCACCGCCCGGGCCGAGACGGCCACGCTCCACGACGACGAGGAGGGCGGCAACGCCGACGCGGACGACCCGGCGATCTGGCGCAACGCGGCGGACCCGGCCCGCAGTCTGGTGATCGCCACCGCCAAGGAGGGCGGGCTGCGCGTCTACGACCTGAAGGCCCGTCTCGTGCAGACCCTGTCCGCGCCGCCGCCCGCGGCACCCGGCAACGCGCCCGGCCGGTACAACAACGTCGACCTCGTGCACGGCTTCCGGCTGGCCCGGGGGCGCGCGGACCTCACCGTGACCAGCGACCGCGGCCACGACCGGCTGCGCGTCCACCGCATCGACCCGGCCCGCCCCGGCGGTCCGCTGGTCGACGTCACCGACCCGTCCGCGCCCGCGGTGTTCTCCGCCGACCAGGCCGAGGTCGACGAACAGCGCACCGCCTACGGGCTCGCCACCTGGACCGACGCCTCCACCGGCCGCTCCTACGCCCTCGTCAGCCGTCGCGAGCGGACCGGTGTCGCGCTGCTGGAGCTGACCGGGACCCCCGCCGGCACGGTCACCTACCGGAAGATCCGCACCCTGGACCTGCCGTCCTCGTTCCGGCTGCCCGACGGCACCACCTGGCGCCCCTGCGGCGAGCCGGGTGAACTGCCGCAGGTCGAGGGCATGGTGGTCGACCCGGCGAACGGCATGTTGTACGCGGGCCAGGAGGACGTCGGCATCTGGCGGGTGCGCGCCGACCTGCGGGGCACGCCGCAACTCGTGGACAAGGTCCGCGAGTACGGGGTTCCGGCGGTGTACGACGAGGCGAGCGACGAGTGCGTCCCCGGCGCCGACCCGGGCTTCGGCGGCACCCGTCTGTCGGCGGACGTCGAGGGGCTGACCCTGCTCACCGAACGCGACGGCGACGGATACCTGCTCGCGTCCAGCCAGGGCGACGACACCTTCGCCGCCTACGACCGCGAGCTGAGCGACGGCAACGAGTACGAGGGCGGCTTCCGGGTCGCCGCGTCGGCCGCCGTCGACGGGTCGCAGGAGTGCGACGGCGCCGCCGTGCTGAACGCCCCGCTCGGCCCGGACTACCCCGACGGTCTGCTGGTCGTCCAGGACGGCGACGCGGGCGACGCCGAACGGGAGGGCACCGGCTTCAAGTTCGTCGACCTGGGCGACGTCCTGGACGCGCTGGACGACTGA
- a CDS encoding PadR family transcriptional regulator produces MSLPHAILTALLEKPSSGLELTRRFDRSIGYFWSSTHQQIYRELGKLEQAGHIRALPSPQPTRGQKKEYEVLPAGRAELADWVGRSEDPRPVRDPLLLRLRAAAAVGGGDVEAELVRHLELHRAQLADYREIERRDFPPERRISRQDRLRHVVLRGGIELESFWTGWLTATLAELTGAGAAGPGAAEGAFGHEAPDGPAGASGRTRPDAASDGA; encoded by the coding sequence ATGTCCCTGCCGCACGCGATCCTGACGGCCCTGCTGGAGAAGCCCTCGTCGGGGCTGGAGCTGACGCGCCGCTTCGACCGGTCGATCGGCTACTTCTGGTCGTCCACCCACCAGCAGATCTACCGGGAGCTGGGCAAGCTGGAGCAGGCCGGCCACATCCGGGCCCTGCCGTCGCCGCAGCCGACCCGCGGGCAGAAGAAGGAGTACGAGGTCCTGCCCGCGGGCCGCGCCGAACTGGCGGACTGGGTGGGGCGGAGCGAGGACCCGAGGCCGGTGCGCGACCCGCTGCTGCTGCGCCTGCGCGCGGCGGCGGCCGTCGGCGGCGGGGACGTCGAGGCCGAGCTCGTCCGCCATCTGGAGCTGCACCGGGCCCAGTTGGCGGACTACCGGGAGATCGAGCGCCGCGACTTCCCGCCCGAGCGCAGGATCAGCCGCCAGGACCGGCTGCGGCACGTGGTGCTGCGCGGGGGCATCGAGCTGGAGTCCTTCTGGACGGGCTGGCTGACGGCCACCCTGGCCGAGCTGACCGGCGCCGGAGCGGCCGGCCCGGGCGCCGCCGAGGGGGCCTTCGGGCACGAGGCACCGGACGGGCCCGCCGGGGCATCCGGGCGGACGCGTCCGGATGCGGCGTCTGACGGTGCGTGA
- a CDS encoding NADPH-dependent 2,4-dienoyl-CoA reductase, translated as MSTSPTRPNPYPHLLRPLDLGFTVLPNRVLMGSMHVGLEEAENGFERMAAFYAERARGGVGLIVTGGIAPNDRGRPYEGGAKLTSEEEAARHRVVTDAVHAEGGRIAMQILHFGRYAYHQDLVAPSAIQAPISPFVPHALTGDEIEETIEDFVRAAVLARSAGYDGVEIMGSEGYFINEFIARHTNRRDDCWGGSYENRIRLPLEIVRRTREAVGPDFILIYRLSMLDLVPGGSSFDEVVTLAKAVEAAGVTIINTGIGWHEARIPTIATSVPRGAYTWVTRKLMGAVSVPLVTSNRINTPEVAEQLLAEGRADMVSMARPFLADPDFVAKAEAGRPETINTCIGCNQACLDHTFSLKITSCLVNPRACHETELVLAPTRLAKRVAVVGAGPAGLACAVSAAERGHTVTLFDGADDIGGQLDIARRIPGKEEFGETLRYFRTQLAERGVDVRLSTRVTAADLPADAFDEVVVATGVTPRTPEIPGIDHPSVVSYLDVLRDGAPVGERVAVIGAGGIGFDVAEYLTDGGEGASLDAPTYFRQWGVDMAYTGPGGLTAPERPAPPRTVHLLQRKASKVGAGLGKTTGWIHRTELKHRGVTMTAGVTYERIDDRGLHITVDGTPSVLEVDTVVLCTGQEPRRSLYEELSEAGRAVHLIGGADVAAELDAKRAIDQGTRLAAAL; from the coding sequence ATGAGTACGTCCCCCACCAGGCCGAACCCGTACCCGCATCTGCTGCGTCCGCTCGACCTCGGGTTCACCGTCCTGCCCAACCGGGTCCTCATGGGATCCATGCACGTGGGGCTGGAGGAGGCGGAGAACGGGTTCGAACGCATGGCGGCGTTCTACGCCGAGCGCGCCCGCGGCGGCGTCGGCCTGATCGTCACCGGCGGCATCGCCCCCAACGACCGCGGCCGCCCCTACGAGGGCGGGGCCAAGCTCACCTCCGAGGAGGAGGCCGCGCGGCACCGCGTCGTCACCGACGCCGTGCACGCCGAGGGCGGCCGGATCGCCATGCAGATCCTCCACTTCGGCCGGTACGCCTACCACCAGGACCTGGTGGCGCCGAGCGCGATCCAGGCCCCCATCAGCCCGTTCGTCCCGCACGCCCTCACCGGTGACGAGATCGAGGAGACCATCGAGGACTTCGTCCGCGCCGCGGTCCTCGCCCGCTCGGCCGGCTACGACGGGGTCGAGATCATGGGCTCCGAGGGCTACTTCATCAACGAGTTCATCGCCCGCCACACCAACCGGCGCGACGACTGCTGGGGCGGCAGCTACGAGAACCGCATCCGGCTGCCCCTGGAGATCGTCCGCCGCACCCGTGAGGCCGTCGGGCCGGACTTCATCCTGATCTACCGCCTCTCCATGCTCGACCTGGTGCCCGGCGGCTCCTCCTTCGACGAGGTCGTCACCCTCGCCAAGGCCGTCGAGGCGGCCGGCGTGACGATCATCAACACGGGCATCGGCTGGCACGAGGCGCGCATCCCCACCATCGCCACCTCCGTGCCGCGCGGCGCCTACACCTGGGTCACCCGCAAGCTGATGGGCGCCGTCTCCGTCCCGCTGGTGACGAGCAACCGCATCAACACGCCCGAGGTCGCCGAGCAGTTGCTGGCCGAGGGCCGCGCCGACATGGTCTCCATGGCCCGGCCGTTCCTCGCGGACCCGGACTTCGTCGCCAAGGCGGAGGCGGGGCGCCCGGAGACGATCAACACCTGCATCGGCTGCAACCAGGCATGCCTGGACCACACGTTCAGCCTGAAGATCACCTCCTGCCTGGTCAACCCGCGGGCCTGCCACGAGACCGAACTCGTCCTCGCCCCGACCCGGCTGGCGAAGCGGGTCGCCGTGGTCGGAGCGGGCCCGGCCGGGCTCGCCTGCGCCGTCTCGGCCGCCGAACGCGGGCACACCGTCACCCTGTTCGACGGGGCCGACGACATCGGCGGACAGCTCGACATCGCCCGGCGCATCCCCGGCAAGGAGGAGTTCGGCGAGACGCTGCGCTACTTCCGCACCCAGCTCGCCGAACGCGGCGTCGACGTGCGGCTCTCCACCAGGGTCACCGCCGCCGACCTGCCGGCGGACGCCTTCGACGAGGTCGTCGTCGCCACCGGCGTGACCCCGCGCACCCCCGAGATCCCCGGCATCGACCACCCGAGCGTCGTCAGCTACCTCGACGTGCTGCGGGACGGCGCGCCCGTCGGCGAGCGGGTCGCGGTGATCGGCGCGGGCGGCATCGGCTTCGACGTCGCCGAGTACCTGACCGACGGCGGCGAGGGCGCGAGCCTCGACGCGCCGACGTACTTCCGCCAGTGGGGCGTCGACATGGCCTACACCGGGCCCGGCGGGCTGACGGCCCCCGAGCGCCCGGCCCCGCCGCGCACGGTGCACCTCCTCCAGCGCAAGGCCAGCAAGGTCGGCGCGGGCCTGGGCAAGACCACCGGCTGGATCCACCGCACGGAGCTCAAGCACCGGGGCGTCACCATGACCGCCGGTGTGACGTACGAGCGGATCGACGACCGCGGCCTGCACATCACCGTCGACGGCACCCCCTCCGTGCTGGAGGTCGACACGGTGGTGCTGTGCACCGGCCAGGAGCCGCGGCGCTCCCTGTACGAGGAGCTGAGCGAGGCCGGCCGCGCGGTGCACCTCATCGGCGGCGCGGACGTCGCCGCCGAGCTGGACGCCAAGCGCGCCATCGACCAGGGCACCCGGCTCGCGGCCGCCCTGTGA
- a CDS encoding bestrophin-like domain yields the protein MSDWLVLATVMAAACAVVLVVTVLSQRRLRDAADGPEPAESPQTPDVLEYMVMMVGVVYAIVLGLAIAGVWEARGAAQDAVRTEAQALHEVTQRAQVYPSDFREKLRTDIDAYVTEVVVDEWPLMIEREELSPRGTELLAAVRTGVAERAPVNELEAQAYQPMLDQVAAAEDARNARAEGAGATLPGIVWFGLIAGAVITVGLIFTMQIGRTFRELLLAGLFSALIAFLLFLVWDFDAPFGRSGSDSADAFRQLFPGISGSD from the coding sequence ATGTCCGACTGGCTCGTCCTGGCCACCGTGATGGCGGCCGCCTGCGCCGTCGTCCTCGTCGTCACCGTCCTCAGCCAGCGCAGACTCCGCGACGCCGCGGACGGCCCCGAGCCGGCCGAGTCGCCCCAGACGCCCGACGTGCTCGAGTACATGGTGATGATGGTCGGCGTCGTGTACGCGATCGTGCTCGGTCTCGCCATCGCCGGTGTCTGGGAGGCCCGCGGGGCCGCCCAGGACGCGGTGCGCACGGAGGCGCAGGCGCTCCACGAGGTCACCCAGCGCGCCCAGGTCTACCCGTCCGACTTCCGGGAGAAGCTGCGGACCGACATCGACGCCTATGTGACCGAGGTCGTGGTGGACGAGTGGCCGCTGATGATCGAGCGGGAGGAGCTCTCGCCGCGCGGGACGGAACTGCTCGCCGCGGTCCGCACGGGCGTGGCCGAACGCGCGCCGGTGAACGAGCTGGAGGCCCAGGCGTACCAGCCGATGCTGGACCAGGTGGCCGCCGCCGAGGACGCGCGCAACGCCCGCGCCGAGGGGGCGGGCGCGACCCTGCCGGGCATCGTGTGGTTCGGCCTGATCGCCGGCGCGGTGATCACCGTCGGGCTGATCTTCACCATGCAGATCGGCCGCACCTTCCGGGAACTGCTGCTCGCCGGGCTGTTCAGCGCGCTGATCGCGTTCCTGCTCTTCCTGGTGTGGGACTTCGACGCCCCGTTCGGGCGGTCGGGCTCCGATTCCGCGGACGCGTTCCGCCAGCTCTTCCCGGGGATCTCGGGCTCGGACTGA
- a CDS encoding LLM class flavin-dependent oxidoreductase yields the protein MQFGIFTVGDVTTDPTTGRTPSEHERIKATLAIARKAEEVGLDVFATGEHHNPPFVPSSPTTLLGYLAARTDRLILSTSTTLITTNDPVKIAEDYAYLQHIADGRVDLMMGRGNTGPVYPWFGQDIRQGIPLAIENYALLHRLWREDVVDWEGKFRSPLQGFTSTPRPLDGVPPFVWHGSIRSPEIAEQAAYYGDGFFHNNIFWPMSHTRKMVDLYRKRYAFYGHGSPEQAIVGLGGQVFMRKNSQDAVREFRPYFDNAPVYGHGPSLEDFTEQTPLTVGSPEQVIERTLGFRDAVGDYQRQLFLMDHAGLPLKTVLEQLDILGEQVVPVLRKEFANLRPAGVPESAPLHPAVTGAAASAGTVPADTVPADTTKES from the coding sequence ATGCAGTTCGGCATCTTCACGGTCGGCGACGTCACGACCGACCCGACCACCGGCCGCACGCCGAGCGAGCACGAGCGGATCAAGGCCACCCTCGCCATCGCCCGGAAGGCGGAGGAGGTCGGACTGGACGTCTTCGCGACCGGCGAGCACCACAACCCGCCGTTCGTCCCCTCCTCGCCGACCACGCTGCTCGGCTACCTCGCCGCCCGCACCGACCGGCTGATCCTGTCCACCTCGACGACGCTGATCACCACCAACGACCCGGTGAAGATCGCCGAGGACTACGCCTACCTCCAGCACATCGCCGACGGCCGCGTCGACCTGATGATGGGCCGGGGCAACACCGGACCGGTCTACCCCTGGTTCGGCCAGGACATCCGCCAGGGCATACCGCTGGCCATCGAGAACTACGCGCTCCTCCACAGGCTGTGGAGGGAGGACGTGGTCGACTGGGAGGGCAAGTTCCGCTCGCCGCTCCAGGGCTTCACGTCCACCCCGCGCCCGCTGGACGGCGTCCCGCCGTTCGTGTGGCACGGCTCGATCCGGTCCCCCGAGATCGCCGAGCAGGCCGCCTACTACGGTGACGGCTTCTTCCACAACAACATCTTCTGGCCCATGTCCCACACCCGGAAGATGGTGGACCTCTACCGCAAGCGGTACGCCTTCTACGGGCACGGCAGCCCGGAGCAGGCCATCGTCGGCCTGGGCGGCCAGGTGTTCATGCGCAAGAACTCCCAGGACGCGGTCCGCGAGTTCCGGCCGTACTTCGACAACGCGCCGGTCTACGGACACGGCCCGTCCCTGGAGGACTTCACCGAGCAGACCCCGCTCACGGTGGGCTCGCCCGAGCAGGTCATCGAGCGCACCCTCGGCTTCCGCGACGCGGTCGGCGACTACCAGCGCCAGCTCTTCCTGATGGACCACGCGGGGCTGCCGCTGAAGACCGTGCTCGAACAGCTCGACATCCTCGGCGAGCAGGTCGTCCCCGTCCTGCGCAAGGAGTTCGCGAACCTGCGCCCGGCCGGTGTGCCCGAGTCGGCACCGCTGCACCCCGCCGTCACCGGCGCCGCGGCCTCCGCCGGCACCGTTCCCGCCGACACCGTTCCCGCCGACACCACGAAGGAGTCGTGA
- a CDS encoding FMN reductase gives MQTTQNTGTLKLVVVSAGLGVPSSTRLLADRITESVRRELAGTGREADVRVVELRDLAVAIANNFVTGFPAPALEEALEAVTEADGVVAVTPVFAASYSGLFKSFFDLVEPDALTGKPVLVAATGGTARHSLVLEHALRPLFAYLRALVVPTAVFAASEDWGGTGDALTDTLPDRIVRAGRELAGLMATTERRTPAGPSPADLFA, from the coding sequence GTGCAGACCACGCAGAACACCGGAACGCTGAAGCTCGTCGTCGTCTCCGCGGGCCTCGGCGTGCCCTCCTCGACCCGGCTGCTCGCGGACCGGATCACCGAATCCGTACGCCGCGAACTGGCCGGGACGGGGCGGGAGGCGGACGTCCGCGTCGTGGAGCTGCGCGACCTGGCGGTCGCCATCGCCAACAACTTCGTGACCGGCTTCCCCGCGCCCGCCCTGGAGGAGGCGCTGGAGGCGGTGACCGAGGCGGACGGCGTCGTCGCGGTGACACCCGTCTTCGCCGCGTCCTACAGCGGCCTGTTCAAGTCGTTCTTCGACCTCGTCGAGCCCGACGCGCTGACCGGCAAGCCGGTCCTCGTCGCGGCGACCGGCGGCACCGCCCGGCACTCGCTGGTGCTGGAGCACGCGCTGCGCCCGCTCTTCGCCTATCTGCGGGCGCTGGTCGTGCCGACGGCCGTCTTCGCGGCCTCGGAGGACTGGGGCGGCACGGGCGACGCCCTGACCGACACGCTGCCGGACCGCATCGTGCGGGCCGGGCGCGAGCTGGCCGGGCTGATGGCGACCACGGAACGACGCACCCCCGCCGGGCCGAGCCCTGCCGACCTGTTTGCGTAG